GTCCCCAGAAATCGTGGCCTCGACGGAAGAAGCCGGAGCGGCATTCCCGCTTCGAGAGCCGCCATCACTGCCGCCGATTGACCGTCCCGCCTTCCACCGGCTGGTTCCGGATGACACACGGTTGTCATAAAATTAGAGATGCAGCGGTTCATGTCGTTCCAATAAGTGGTCGATTGATAAAGGAGAGTCGGCTTTTGTGGAGGGATGGAGCCGGGGAAACTCCGCAGGCACGCCCTCCGCCGCGCAGCGATCGAGAAGCCAGGGCAGCGTCTGGAAATGGCCGTGTCCCTGGGCTGGAATGTTGGGCGGAAGGTTCGGGTTGGAATGTCCAGAATCTTCGCAGACAATCGGCAGGGGCAGCGGCTAAGATGATGAGCATCGGTTGGCGATGAACGATCCTGGGAAGGCAGGTGCAGTCATGAAGATTCATGAGTATCAGGCCAAGGAGTTGCTGGCAGCGGCAGGAGCGCCGATTCCCCCGCATATTGTGGTGCGTAGTGGAGCCGAGGCGGCCAATGCCTTTGATGCGCTCAGTGGGGGCGGGGGCGTGGTTGTCAAGGCTCAGGTGCATGCGGGGGGCCGCGGCGCGGGGCAGTTGCTGGGTTATCCGGAGAAGCTGGGGGGGGTGAAGTTTTGCCCCAGCCGGGAGAAGGCGCAGCAGGTGGCGGAGGCGATGCTCAGCCATCGGTTGCAGACTCGGCAGACTGGTCCGGAAGGCGTGCCGATCCGCACTCTGATCGTTCAGGCCGATGCCGAGCCGGAACGAGAGTATTACGTGGCGATCGTTCTGGATCGTGCGGCGGGGCAACCGGTGCTGATGGCCTGTGCGGAAGGGGGCATGGAGATCGAGGAGGTGGCCGCCCGCCACCCGGAGAAGATTCTCAAGACCCCGATTGCTCCGGAGGCAGGATTGCAGCCGTTCCAGGCGCGGCGCTTGGCGTATGAGCTGGGTTTTTCCCCGGAGCAGGTGCCGCAGGTGGAGAAGGTCTTCCAGGCGCTGGCACGGGTCTATCTGGAGAAGGACGCCTCGCTGGCCGAGATCAATCCGCTGGCATGGACGCGCAAGGGCCAGATCATGGTGCTGGACGCCAAGATCGATTTTGATGACAACGCCTTGTTCCGGCATCCGGAGATAGCGGCGTTGCGGGACCCGGAGGAGGAAAACCCCCTGGAGGTACGGGCAGCGCAGGCTCATCTGAATTACATTCAGTTGGATGGGACGATCGGCTGCCTGGTCAACGGAGCGGGTTTGGCGATGGCCACGATGGACATCATCCAGTACTACGGGGGCCAGCCGGCGAATTTTCTGGATGTCGGCGGGAGCGTGACGCCGGAAGGGGCGGTGGAAGCCTTCCGCATCCTGCTGAGCGATCCGAAGGTTCGGGGCGTTCTGGTGAATGTGTTCGGCGGGATCGCGCGCTGCGATCTGATCGCGGAAGCGCTGGTTCAAGCGGGGCGGGAGGTGGGCTTCCGGGTTCCGGTGGTGGTGCGGCTGGAAGGAACCAATGCGGACAAGGCGCGGCAGATTCTGGCCGAAGCGGCGGCGGAACTGCCCACGCTCAAGACCGCACCGGACCTGACCAGCGCTGCCCAGATGGTGGTCGCCCTGAGCCGCTAACTCTGGGCCTGGCGGAAACTGAACTTGGTGACGAGGTCTTGTCATGGCAGCATCGCAGGAACCATCACGAGCGGCAGGTTTACTCTCTTGGCCAGGAGGATCGCCTTGCCGCCAGGCTCTCGTGGTCTGGGGCAGGCGGGGTTGGTCCCGTGGGGGCACCGGTTTGGCCGCCTTGCTCAGCCTGGCGCTCGCTGCATGCAGCAGCAGTCCGGTCAAGCCGACGGGAGGAGGGGAACCGTCGGACCGCACGCCGGGAACGGCTTCCCATTCCCAGCAGGCCCCGCCGCTCCCTCCGCCGTCCGGAAAGGATTCCGAACCGCCGGCAGGGCAGAAGTCGGGCGATCCCGCTTCTTCGAGCACCGTTTGGCGGACCGCCAGTGCCGAGGAACCGGCGGTGGCCACAGCGATCGCCTTCCTGAAAAGCCTCAGCGAGGGCACGCCGCGCTTGGAGCTGCTCACCGCTGACTTGGTGCGGATCATCGGGCGGCCCTGGGAACTGCCGGGCGATCGGGAGAAGGGTTACAGTTCGCTGGCGGCCGAAAGCTGGCTCAAGCGCGCTGGCCGCGGACGGACCTTCGCTCCCCCCATCGGCCTGGTGGGAACAGAGTGGGCCATTCTGAGCGGTTCGGCCCAGCAGGACAGCAACCCCGGCCACTATTACCTGCTGCTGCGGCGGGAAGGGCAGAACTGGCAGGTCGATCTCCTGGTCCTCAGCTCGGCGGAGGTCCCCTTGACCTGGCCGAAGCGGGACCAAGCAGCCTCGACTCCGGGAGCGGATCGTGGGGAGCAGGAATTGGCCGGAGCTATGCTGCGATGTTGGCTGGCGGCCCTGGCGGATCGCAAGGCCCTGAGTCCTGATGATCGCTCGGTTCTGGTGGCGGCGGGTTTGTCTCCGGCGTTGCGCCAGGCCTGGGCAGCGCCCTTCGATTCCGACAAAGCCCACGGCTACGACTTCAACCGCGGACAACTGCAACTGAAAATCGCCGCCATGATCCAGGACCTCCAGCAATTCCACCTCCATCCTCTGGATCCGCCCCGGCACTGGCAGATCGAGGGGAAGGGGGACAAGGGCGCCAGCCGGCGGTGGGTCCTGGCGCTGGAATCGGCGGGACCGTCCGGGAAATGGCTCATTGAGCGCATCCAGGAAACCCCCTGACTTGCCGGTGGCGGGAGAGTGAGGGCGGGGGAGCGAAACGCCACAGGGAAGCGAGTGCGGGGCGGGTCTCGCCCTCCGGCCACGGCCTCCGTAACCTCTTCCCCAAGGTGTGCGAGTTCCCCACGATGGGCGAGCGAGCGATGCGCCACCGTTCCTGGAGCGGGAAGCCGCCAACATACGGAACCGCCCCGGAGGTGCCGGAGGACCCAGGGTCGGTCCGCGATAGAAAACGCCGGAGAAAACATCGAAGGAGCCACGGCCTCGGTGCGGAGAAGGTATCGCTGCATTCGGACCCCGACGTGAGAGGGTAAGGAGTTCCACACAGCCATGAGCATATTGGTGGATGCCAGCACGCGTGTGATTTGCCAGGGGATCACCGGGAAGGCGGGCACGTTTCACACGGATCAGTGTCTGCTGTACGGGACGCAATTTGTCGGCGGAGTGACGCCGGGACGGGGCGGGACAACCTGGCGGGGTCCGCAATCGGGCCGGGAGTTGCCGGTGTTCAACACCGTGGCGGAAGCGGTGCGCAAGACCGGGGCGACGGCCAGCATGGTCTTCGTCCCTCCCGCCGGCGCGGCGGATGCCATCCTGGAGGCGGCGGACGCCGGCATCCGCGTGATCGTGGCCATCACGGAGGGCATTCCCGTCCTGGACATGGCGCGGGCCAAGCGCTGGCTGGCGAGCAACACGCCGCACGTCCGGCTCATCGGCCCCAATTGTCCGGGGATCATCACGCCGGGGCAATGCAAGATCGGAATCATGCCAGGTTATATTCACACGCCTTGTGCTCCCGGTCAGGCGGGCGTCGGCGTGATCAGCCGTTCGGGAACCCTGACCTACGAGGCGGTTTTTCAACTCAGCCGCCTGGGCCTGCCGCAATCGACGTGCGTGGGGATCGGGGGCGATCCGATTCCCGGCACGACGCAGGTGGAGCTGCTGGAGATGTTCGAGAAGGACGAGGGCACGTCGGCGATCCTGTTGATCGGGGAGATTGGCGGAGACGCCGAGGAACGTGCCGCCGCCTACGCCGCCCGCCACGTGACCAAGCCGTTGGCCGCCTTTATCGCAGGTCAGACTGCACCGCCGGGACGCCGCATGGGACATGCCGGGGCCATCATCTCCGGCGGCAGTGGTGGAGCGGCCGGCAAAATTGCGGCCCTGCGCCAGGCCGGCTTTGAGGTGGCCGCAACACCCGCCGAGATGGGCGCTGCCGTCCAGAAGGCGTTGTCCCGCCGCCAACACTCCGCCTGAGTCCCCAAAGCCAGCCCCTCCTGGCCGCGGCTCAACCTTCATACTCCCCGGGCTGCCTCCTAAAATATGGTAATGGAACACAGGGAACATGCTGAAACTCGTCTCACCACGCCGACAGTGACCTTCTGGGGAGCCGCGGGGGATGTCACCGGTTCCATGCATGTGTTGCGTGTCGGCCGGCAGGATTACTTGCTCGATTGCGGCCTGCATCATGGACGGAGCCTGGAAGCCCGCCTGCGGAACAGCCGCTTCCCCTTCCATCCCCAGCAAATCCGGGCCGTCCTGCTGAGCCATGCCCACATCGACCACTGCGGCAACCTCCCTACGCTTGTCCGCCAAGGGTTCCGCGGTTTGATCTATTGTACACCTGCCACCGCCGACCTTTTGCCGGTGATGCTCGCCGATGCCGCCCGCATTCAGGAAGAGGACGCCGCTTTCCTCAATCATGCCCGGCACTTCGTGGAACCTCTGGTCGAACCCCTCTATACCCAGCGGGACGTTGAGTGGACACTTAGACAGGTCAAGCCGGTACCCTATGGCCGGGAGGTGGAACTCGGTCCTCACGCCCGCTTCCACTTTCTGGAGGCCGGGCACATCCTCGGCGCGGCCATCTGCCACTTGGTCCTCCAGGGGCCGCAGCGGGAACATCACCTGGTTTTCAGCGGAGACCTGGGCCGGCGCGGCTTGCCCCTGTTGCGGCCGACTAGCCCCTTGCCCCCCGCCGATGTCCTCATCTGCGAGAGCACCTACGGCGACCGGCGCCACCCGTCCTTTTCCGAAACCGTCGAACGGCTCTATGAGGTCATCCGGCAAACGGTCGCGCGCGGCGGCAAGGTGCTCATCCCCGCCTTCAGCCTGGGCCGCATCCAACTGATCATTTACGTCCTTCAGCTCGGCTTACGCCAGCAAGCCTTCCCGCGCGTTCCCATCTACGTCGACAGTCCGCTGGCCCGGCAGGTGGCGGAAGTCTATCGGGCGCACACCGATTGCCTGGCCCCGGATGTGGCCGAAGCCATCCGGCAAGGACGCGGCTTACTCGGCGGCGACGGCATCCACTACGTCGAGGATTTCCAGTTCAGCCTGCGCCTGGCCTCTCAACCCGGCTCCTCCGTCATCCTCGCCTCCAGCGGCATGTGCGATGCCGGACGCATCCAGCACCACCTCAAGCAACTCATCGACGATCCCCGCTGCTCCCTCGTTCTGGTCAGCTATCAAGCGGAAGGCACCCTGGGCCGGCGCCTCCTCGAACCCCGCCCCACCGTCACCTTCCAGGGCCGCACCTGGAACAAGTGGATCGACATCATCCACCTCGACGGCTTCAGTGCTCACGCCGACCGCGACGACTTTGAAGCCTACCTCCGCCCGTTGGTCGGACGCCTCCACAAAATCCGCCTCATCCACGGCGAACGCTCCCAAGCGGAAACCCTCGCCCAGCACCTGCGGCAACTCGGCTTTCCCGATGTCGAAGTACCCTGGCCCGGCGACCAGGTCACCGTCGATCCCCTCCCTTCCTCCCCCTCGCTACATTGACTAAGAGCTGTCATTCGCTCCATCCCCCGTTCCTGTCCGCCCGCTGCCCTGTCCTCCTAAACCGCGGCTTCTCCCCCTGAATCGATGCCTTTCCCCCTCTACCCATGCCCTTCTCCTCCTGAATAAGCGAGGCGCATCTTTCTCCCTGCAACTGCCCTGACACCATTGGTGGCAAGGGCCGTGCTCCCTCAGCACTCGCCCAGCACGGCTGGCTCCGCCGCCCCACGATTGCCGGAATGTCCGCTCCAGAGGATACTGATAACATCGGGGCAAAACCATGCCCAACTCCAGAGAGTGACAGGTCCATAACGACGCCGACCGTTCTTCCGTCCGGATCCCCTCCGCGTCCGACACCGACCCCCGCCGGGCCGCGGGAACCCGATCCCTTCTACCCCGAATCGGACGGTATTCAGTATCGCTGGATTGTTACCATCAAGGAAAACCTGGACTATCTTTACCGCAATGATCCGAATGTCTTTGTTGCCGCGGATAACTTTATCTACCCGGTTAGGGGTGATCCGAGTATTCGCCAGGCTCCTGATATCTCCGTGGTTTTCGGCCGGCCCAAGGGAGATCGGCCCAGCTACAAGGTCTGGGAAGAAGACAACATTTTCCCGCAGGTGATCTTTGAAATCTGGTCGCCCAGTAACCGCGAAGGGGACATGGCCCGCAAGCGGGCTTTCTACCGCCGCTATGGCGCGGAGGAGTACTACGTGTACGATCCGGAAACGCACACGCTGGAAATCTGGCTCCAGAATACCGGCACGGATTTCCGGGAAATCATGGAGCCGCGCAGCTTCATCAGTCCGCGCCTGGGCATCCGCTTCGAGTTGACGCCGGGAGAAGAGCTGCGCCTTTACCACCCGGACGGCCAGCCTTTCCTGAGCGTCGCGGAACTCTGGCAATTGCGCGAGCAACTCGCCCTGGCCTGGGAAACGGAAAAACAACGCGCCGAAGCCGAAAAACAACGCGCCGAAGCCGAAAAACAACGCGCGGAGGCCGAGAGGCAGCGTGCCGAAGCCGAAAAACAACGGGCCGAGGCCGCCGAACGGGAATTGCAGCGTCTGCGCGAATGGCTCCGGCAAAAAGGCCTGTCCACCGAAGAAATGTAATCGGCCCGCCACAGAGTGTCACCAGCCTGCCGCAGGATGTCGCTGGATCGTCACAGGGTGTCACCAGCCCGCCGCACCGGAGGGTGCCACTGGCCCACTTCGGCGTTCGCTGTCTCGCCGCGATTTCGGAAGCACACGGCAATAGAATGGCGGTCGAGTAAACGTTGTCATCCACGAGAGAAGATGGTATCGGGAAGCTGCGCGGCGGCCGGCTTTCGTGAGCGGTCGGAGGCGCAAAACAAGAGGATGGAAGGGCGGATGTCAGGCTATGGCATGCGGAGGGATACCATCCCTTGGACAGACTTTTTGAGCGAGGGGGAAATGATACCAGACCCGGACGCAGGGCGGTTCCCAGTGCCTGCGGGAGTGAGGTTCATCGGATGGTCTCGGTCGGCTCGTGACGGTGGATGGGGGCGGATGCCGGGGAAACAGGGGGAAGTCCAACCGAATTGAGCGCAAAGGTGAGGTCGGGAAAGGAAGGCCAGGAGTTCCGAACCATGACCGAACGCGAGGCACTTTTGGCGGCGATCGTGAGGGAGCCGGAGGATGACCTGCCGCGCCTGATTTATGCCGACTGGCTGGAGGAGCGGGGCGAGACGGCCTACGCCGCATTCATTCGCGTGCAGTTGCGCTTGACCCGCGGTTCCGGCAGTTTGGCCGAGCGGCGGAGCTGGGAACGCCAGCAACGGGAGCTATTGCTGCGGCACGAGGAGGAGTGGGTGCAGCCTTTGCGGGAGGTGCTGAACCTGCCGGCGGGCGTGTGGGGCGGGTGGGTGTTCCGACGGGGTTTTGCCGAGTATTTTCATTTACCCGCCGCCGTGTTGCAGCGTTATGGTGCCGCCCTGGCCGCCCGGACACCGCTGCGCTCGCTTTACGTCCACCCCTGCTCGGCCCCGGAGTTTGCCGAGTTGGTCCGCCAGCCGTGGTTTGGGCAGATCGCCGAGGTGTACGCCCCGCAGACGTTGCTGCATCTGCCCGCGGTGATCGCCCTGCTGGACAGCCCCTACACGCAGCGGTTGCGGCATCTGGGGGTGGGGGGAGCCAGCGGGGATGTGGACGACTACTGGCTGCACGCCTGCCGGGAACGCTTCGGCGTTCAGCTCCACCGGGTCATTCCCCAGTTACCGCCGGCCCGTTCCCGCTTCTACGCCGCCTGACTCCCCACCCGCGCCGTCGCCCAGGTTCCGCGCAACCTTCCCTGCTTCTGCCCCAACTTCTAGAACAAATCCATCCCGGCGGAGAAAGGCACGTCCAGGACAACACCGATGGCCACCTGGTTTCAGACCACCGCGATCGACTATCCCAACAGCCGGCCCCACATCGGTACCGCGTTTGAAAAATTGGGGGCGGATGTCCAAGCCCGCTATCGCCGCATGGAAGGCTTCGAGGTGTTCTTCCTCATGGGCAATGACGAGAACACGGTCAAAGTCTCCAAGCAAGCGGCGCAGATGGGGCTGGACCCGCAGAGCTATTGCGATGAAATGGCCCGGCAGTTCCGCGCCGTCTGGGATGCCCTGGATATCAGCTACGATATCTTCATCCAAACCAGCAGTGAGCGCCATAAACAATGCTGCCGCAAATTCATCCAAAAAGTTTATGACAACGGCTACATCTACAAGGGGGACTACGAAGGCTGGTATTGTTCCGAATGTGAAGAGTTCAAAACCCAGAAGCAGTATGACGAACATCAGGGGATGTGCCCGACGCACAAGATCGCCCTGATTCGGCGGAGCGAGCCGTGCTACTATTTCCGCCTCTCAGCCTTCCAGGAGCGCCTGCTGGAGCACTATCAGAAGCATCCCGAATTCATTCAACCGGAAAGCCGGCGCAACGAGATCATCAGCCTGATCCAGACGGAGGGGTTGCGCGATGTGAACATCTCCCGGCGTGGGGAAAGCTGGGGGATCCGCATGCCCTTCGACCCGGAGTTTACCATCTACGTCTGGTTCGACGCGCTGCTGACGTACATCACGGGCATCGGTTACGGGGACGACGAGGCCACCTTCCGCAAGTACTGGCCGGCGAATGTGCACTTCATCGGCAAGGACATCACCCGCTTCCACTGCGCGCTGTGGCCGGCGATGCTCTGGGCGGCGGGCGAAGAGGCCCCCCGACAAGTCTTTGCCCACGGGTTTGTCTACATCAAAAATGAAGAATCCGGCATTGTGGAGAAAATCAGCAAATCTTTGGGGAATGTCATTGAGCCGATGGAGGTGATCTCCAAGTTCAATCGTGAGGCGTTCCGTTATTATTTTCTGCGGGAATGTCCGTATCCGTCCGATGGGGAGTTTTCCTGGTCTCGTTTTGCGGAGATTTATAATTCCGAGTTGGCGAACAATCTGGGGAACCTGCTGAGCCGCTGCCTGACGTTGATCTGGCGCAACTACGCGGGAGCGCTGCCGGGGTTGGTCGGTCAGGCGCCGGCGGCGGTGGTGGCGGCGGGATCAGCGGCGGAGTTCATCGCTCAGGTGCGGCAGGGGGTGGAAAGCTACCACTATCACCAGGCATTGCAAGCGACCTTGCAGCATCTGCTCACGCCGACGAATCAATATCTGGAAGCGCAGGCGCCGTGGAAGCTGGTCAAGACGGACCCCGCGGCGGCGGCCCAGGTGCTGGCCCGTGCCGTGGAGTCCCTGCGGGTGGCGGCGATTGTGCTCAAGCCGTTCCTCCCCCGCACGGCGGCGGCGATCTACGAGAGCTTCAATTTCCAGCTTCCCTGGGACCAGGTGCGCTATGCCGATGCGGCGGAACCGGAAGTGCTCCGGGAGGACCGGCGGGCCGCCGCCCCCCTGGTCGACGGCAAGCCCAAACCGCTGTTCCCCCGCATCGAGTTGGACAGTCCGCCTCAAAGTCCCAAGACTTCGCGGTAGGCTGCCTCCTGGAAGCCGACGATCAGAGTCGTCCCCACGCGGGCGGTGGGAGCGCGGAGATTGCCGCTAGGGCCGAGCAAACGCCGGAGCAATTCCTCCTCCGCGGGTTTCTCCTGCCGCAGGTCCCACTGCTCCACCTTCTGCCCCCGTGTGACAATCAGCCGGCTTATCCCAGGGAGCAATCCCAACGCCTCCTGCGGACCGTAGCGGACTTTGCTGGCATTGACGCTTTCCCGCACCGAAACCTGCGCGCGCTCCAGGAACTCCTGGGCCTTCTGGCAGGTCATTCACCCTTTGCGTTCGTAGAGCCAATCGATGGCTGGCGGTGCTGCCCCGGGGTGACGACGAGTCATGGCGGTGTTCCCTCCTCTCCTCAGATTTGTCAAAATGGTGCTCGCAACGCGTCTGGGATGCTGCGCCGTCCCTCTTCAAAGCCAAGCGTTGTGTGACATCGAGCGGAACAACCGAGTTGTTTTTCCCTCCTCCGAAGAAATATCGGTTGTTTCACCTCCCGGGGATGACCTGGGCATGATCCAGCAGTCCAGCAGCAGCCCAACCGGATCCGCCACGCCGTCCGGTCTCACGTCTCGAGGCCGCGGAGGACCAACTGGAACTGTTCCGCATCGCGGAAGGTGCCGGTATCAGGATCATAGGCGCGGCGGAGGACGTGAAGCCCAGGGCCATCCAGGCGGTATTCGAGATAGCCGGCCCGTCCCCGTTGGGTGGCGCTGCCGGCTCCGATGGTCGGGCAGGGGAGGTCTGCGCCGGCATCCAGGTAGTACCAGCGATGGCGGTGGCCGTGGAGCCAAAGGCTGATGCCGCAGGACTCAATCCAACGGCGGGCGTCGGCGGCGTCGCGCAGGCGGCGGTGCCAGCCTTCGGGACGGCGTTGTTCCGTCAGCAGGGGGTAATGGCAGACGGCGATCCGCGGGCCAGGGTCCAGCTTCTGGCAGAGTTTTTGGAGGTCCTGCCACTGGGAAGCCCCCACACTGCCGCTGGCATCCCAGAAGCCGACATGGGGGCGGGCCGCGTGCAGGGCGATCAGCCAGACCGGCCCTATGCGGCAGGCAAAGGGATAGGGGCGCTGGGACAGTCGGAGACCGCATTGCCAGGGGGCAAAGAGGCGTTCAAAGGCACCGGATCGTGCTGCCGCTGCCACGTAGTAGTCGTGATTCCCCGGTACGGCGACACCGGGGCAGGGCGCATTCTCGGCCAGTCCCAACAGGCGAGCGGCTTCTTCCAGTTCCGCCGGAAAACCGAGGAGGGATGCATCCCCGCTGAAGATGACGGCGTCGGGCTGCCGCTGGAGGATTTCCGTGTGCAACAGCCGGGTCAGGCGCCCCGCTTGAGCCAGGCGCGCTCCCCGGCCCAAAAGATGGATGTTGATCCAGCCCATCAGCCGCTTGTTGCACCACTCCCGCCAGCTCTTGCTCCGCGGCGCCGCCGTCACGTGAATATCGCTGAAGTGCAGCAATCGCACCATAACACCCTTTACAATCGGCGCTCTGTCTTCAGACTATCGAGCAGGGGCCAAGGGAACAGGGCCGGCATGTTCCGCCGCCGAGCGAGAAGCCGACCCAAAACCGGCGGAACACCCCGCAGCCGGAGAGGCGGCGGCATGCAGGTCCGGACGGGAAAAATGGGGCTGCCGGCAGAATAGGCCAGCGGAACGTTCCCGCCGAACAAGGGCGAGGGAGCGTCGGAAAGAGGAATCCATCCCCGGAAGACCCACGGAGAACGGAGCGATGATCCGGTACGATTTCAGCGGGCGGGTGGCCCTGGTCACGGGCAGCTCGCGCGGGATTGGCGCGGCGATTGCCACGGCGTTTTCCGCCGCGGGAGCCACGACGATCGTGCATTATTGGAACGATCCCAGCGGGCAGAATCGGCGGGACGCTGAGGAGTTGGTCCAGCAGTTACAGGCCCGCGAGCAGGCGCCGCCGGTGCATCTGCTGGCCGCGGATGTGCGGGAAGCCGCGGAGGTCGAAGCCCTCATGCGGCAGGTGCAGGAGCGCTGCGGCGGCCTGGATATTCTAGTCAACAATGCCGGTATTCTCCGCGATCGCAGCCTGCGCAAAATGACCCTGGAGGACTGGCACGCCGTCCTGCGGACCAATCTCGACGGCGTCTTCTATTGCTGCAAGTATGCCGTGGACATCCTGCGGGAGGGGGGGCGGATTGTGAACATCGCCTCGGTGGCTGGACTTGTCGGCTTTCACGGCCAGACCAACTACGCCGCGGCGAAAGCTGGTGTCATCGGTCTGACACGCGTGTTGGCCAAGGAGCTGGCCCGGCGGCAGATCACCGTCAACGCCGTCGCCCCCGGCGTCATCCAAACCGCCATGCTCGGCGAACTCCGCCCGGAAGTCCTCGCCGAGTACCTCAAGCAAATCCCCGTGGGACGCCTCGGCACGCCCCAGGATGTCGCCCATGCCGTCCTGTTCCTCGCCAGCGACGAAAGCAGTTACATCACCGGCCAAGTCTTGCCCGTCACCGGCGGCTGGATCTGAACCGACTGGACGCTAACCGACCGGACTCGAAACCGATGGGGTGAAACTGTTCCTGGCCGTCGGTGAGAGAGTGCCGGCACCATCCGCCTCTCAGACTGCGTCTGGCAACAAGCGACGGCGGGTGAGACATCACCGTGACCGAGAAGTAACGGTATTGCCAGTGAGGTCGATATCCACTCAGAGAAATTCGACATACTGCCGCAAAGCAGAGACAGTTTGCCCCAGCCCCTGCCTTTCCAGAGATTTGAGGTACTGTTCGACGGTCAAGGGTGGGTTTTTGAGACTCTCCCTCTGCTTCTTGGCTGCGGAGCAGACAAGGTGAGGGGCTAGATCGAGCAGGTACAGGATAAACTCGTCCGGATGTTGGGCTTCGATCCCATATTTAGCTAGCGTC
This window of the Thermogemmata fonticola genome carries:
- a CDS encoding ArsC family (seleno)protein; translated protein: MTCQKAQEFLERAQVSVRESVNASKVRYGPQEALGLLPGISRLIVTRGQKVEQWDLRQEKPAEEELLRRLLGPSGNLRAPTARVGTTLIVGFQEAAYREVLGL
- a CDS encoding Uma2 family endonuclease, producing the protein MSAPEDTDNIGAKPCPTPESDRSITTPTVLPSGSPPRPTPTPAGPREPDPFYPESDGIQYRWIVTIKENLDYLYRNDPNVFVAADNFIYPVRGDPSIRQAPDISVVFGRPKGDRPSYKVWEEDNIFPQVIFEIWSPSNREGDMARKRAFYRRYGAEEYYVYDPETHTLEIWLQNTGTDFREIMEPRSFISPRLGIRFELTPGEELRLYHPDGQPFLSVAELWQLREQLALAWETEKQRAEAEKQRAEAEKQRAEAERQRAEAEKQRAEAAERELQRLREWLRQKGLSTEEM
- a CDS encoding metallophosphoesterase family protein; its protein translation is MVRLLHFSDIHVTAAPRSKSWREWCNKRLMGWINIHLLGRGARLAQAGRLTRLLHTEILQRQPDAVIFSGDASLLGFPAELEEAARLLGLAENAPCPGVAVPGNHDYYVAAAARSGAFERLFAPWQCGLRLSQRPYPFACRIGPVWLIALHAARPHVGFWDASGSVGASQWQDLQKLCQKLDPGPRIAVCHYPLLTEQRRPEGWHRRLRDAADARRWIESCGISLWLHGHRHRWYYLDAGADLPCPTIGAGSATQRGRAGYLEYRLDGPGLHVLRRAYDPDTGTFRDAEQFQLVLRGLET
- the sucC gene encoding ADP-forming succinate--CoA ligase subunit beta; this encodes MKIHEYQAKELLAAAGAPIPPHIVVRSGAEAANAFDALSGGGGVVVKAQVHAGGRGAGQLLGYPEKLGGVKFCPSREKAQQVAEAMLSHRLQTRQTGPEGVPIRTLIVQADAEPEREYYVAIVLDRAAGQPVLMACAEGGMEIEEVAARHPEKILKTPIAPEAGLQPFQARRLAYELGFSPEQVPQVEKVFQALARVYLEKDASLAEINPLAWTRKGQIMVLDAKIDFDDNALFRHPEIAALRDPEEENPLEVRAAQAHLNYIQLDGTIGCLVNGAGLAMATMDIIQYYGGQPANFLDVGGSVTPEGAVEAFRILLSDPKVRGVLVNVFGGIARCDLIAEALVQAGREVGFRVPVVVRLEGTNADKARQILAEAAAELPTLKTAPDLTSAAQMVVALSR
- a CDS encoding TIGR02996 domain-containing protein — encoded protein: MTEREALLAAIVREPEDDLPRLIYADWLEERGETAYAAFIRVQLRLTRGSGSLAERRSWERQQRELLLRHEEEWVQPLREVLNLPAGVWGGWVFRRGFAEYFHLPAAVLQRYGAALAARTPLRSLYVHPCSAPEFAELVRQPWFGQIAEVYAPQTLLHLPAVIALLDSPYTQRLRHLGVGGASGDVDDYWLHACRERFGVQLHRVIPQLPPARSRFYAA
- the metG gene encoding methionine--tRNA ligase: MATWFQTTAIDYPNSRPHIGTAFEKLGADVQARYRRMEGFEVFFLMGNDENTVKVSKQAAQMGLDPQSYCDEMARQFRAVWDALDISYDIFIQTSSERHKQCCRKFIQKVYDNGYIYKGDYEGWYCSECEEFKTQKQYDEHQGMCPTHKIALIRRSEPCYYFRLSAFQERLLEHYQKHPEFIQPESRRNEIISLIQTEGLRDVNISRRGESWGIRMPFDPEFTIYVWFDALLTYITGIGYGDDEATFRKYWPANVHFIGKDITRFHCALWPAMLWAAGEEAPRQVFAHGFVYIKNEESGIVEKISKSLGNVIEPMEVISKFNREAFRYYFLRECPYPSDGEFSWSRFAEIYNSELANNLGNLLSRCLTLIWRNYAGALPGLVGQAPAAVVAAGSAAEFIAQVRQGVESYHYHQALQATLQHLLTPTNQYLEAQAPWKLVKTDPAAAAQVLARAVESLRVAAIVLKPFLPRTAAAIYESFNFQLPWDQVRYADAAEPEVLREDRRAAAPLVDGKPKPLFPRIELDSPPQSPKTSR
- the sucD gene encoding succinate--CoA ligase subunit alpha, yielding MSILVDASTRVICQGITGKAGTFHTDQCLLYGTQFVGGVTPGRGGTTWRGPQSGRELPVFNTVAEAVRKTGATASMVFVPPAGAADAILEAADAGIRVIVAITEGIPVLDMARAKRWLASNTPHVRLIGPNCPGIITPGQCKIGIMPGYIHTPCAPGQAGVGVISRSGTLTYEAVFQLSRLGLPQSTCVGIGGDPIPGTTQVELLEMFEKDEGTSAILLIGEIGGDAEERAAAYAARHVTKPLAAFIAGQTAPPGRRMGHAGAIISGGSGGAAGKIAALRQAGFEVAATPAEMGAAVQKALSRRQHSA
- a CDS encoding MBL fold metallo-hydrolase, which encodes MEHREHAETRLTTPTVTFWGAAGDVTGSMHVLRVGRQDYLLDCGLHHGRSLEARLRNSRFPFHPQQIRAVLLSHAHIDHCGNLPTLVRQGFRGLIYCTPATADLLPVMLADAARIQEEDAAFLNHARHFVEPLVEPLYTQRDVEWTLRQVKPVPYGREVELGPHARFHFLEAGHILGAAICHLVLQGPQREHHLVFSGDLGRRGLPLLRPTSPLPPADVLICESTYGDRRHPSFSETVERLYEVIRQTVARGGKVLIPAFSLGRIQLIIYVLQLGLRQQAFPRVPIYVDSPLARQVAEVYRAHTDCLAPDVAEAIRQGRGLLGGDGIHYVEDFQFSLRLASQPGSSVILASSGMCDAGRIQHHLKQLIDDPRCSLVLVSYQAEGTLGRRLLEPRPTVTFQGRTWNKWIDIIHLDGFSAHADRDDFEAYLRPLVGRLHKIRLIHGERSQAETLAQHLRQLGFPDVEVPWPGDQVTVDPLPSSPSLH
- the fabG gene encoding 3-oxoacyl-ACP reductase FabG produces the protein MIRYDFSGRVALVTGSSRGIGAAIATAFSAAGATTIVHYWNDPSGQNRRDAEELVQQLQAREQAPPVHLLAADVREAAEVEALMRQVQERCGGLDILVNNAGILRDRSLRKMTLEDWHAVLRTNLDGVFYCCKYAVDILREGGRIVNIASVAGLVGFHGQTNYAAAKAGVIGLTRVLAKELARRQITVNAVAPGVIQTAMLGELRPEVLAEYLKQIPVGRLGTPQDVAHAVLFLASDESSYITGQVLPVTGGWI